Genomic DNA from Ilyobacter polytropus DSM 2926:
AATGACACTATAAAGGCCACTAAAAGAATAAGAAAAATAGAATCCACATTTTTTTTATAAACTAGATAAGTTATATAGGGAATAGCTATAAAATTATAAGGGTAATCCAAAGCCAGACTATTTTCCAAAAATATCAGTATCAGGGAGAAATAATTTATCATTTTATCTCTTGATTATCTCCTTAGCTTCATTCCAAAGGACTTCAAGTTTATAATAATCCCTGGTTTCTTCATCCATAATATGGACCACTATATCGTCTAGGTCTACTAGAACCCACTTAGCTTCATCGTATCCCTCTATACCCAGTCGAATCTCCCCTGACTCTCTTATTTTTTTGTCCACTTCATCAGTTATTGCCTGTATATTTCTGTTAGAACTTCCTGTGCATATTACAGCATAGTCACATAATGAACTTTCCCCTTGAAAATCAAGTACTAATATGCCCTTTGCCTTTTTACTTTCTATTGCATCAACTACTGTTTGTAACTTCCCGGTCATTTTGCCTCCCGAATTATTTTATGAAAATATTTATTTTGTTTTTTAACTCCTTATTTTCAACCATATTTTTTATTCCAAGCTTTTGAGAAAGTTTGTATCCCGTATAATAATCTTCACTGTTATACTCTATAAGACTCTCTTCTGCTTTAGATGAATTCTTGTTAGCCTCTACATTTTTATAGCCTATCTTCTTTAATTTTGCTACGGTTTCACCTGTTCCTTTAGAATCTCCAAACACGTCTATTTCAAGAAGCCCCTCTTGCTCTTTTCCTAGCACAAATACTACATTTGCAAGGGTAGGAAGACTTCCTTCTTCCTTTACTCTAAAGTACTTCTCGTCTAATTCTAAGATCATCTCTTTCAATTTATCTTCAGGAAGATCTTTATTCATAACATAACTATACTGTTCAAAGGCCTCATAGTTAGCGCTATTATACTTTACAGAAAAAGCATCTTTCAGCTTTTCTCCAGCCTGTCTTGCGTAACCTCTTCTTCCGTTGGCATTCAATATATCAACTATGGCATTTTGTACCTCTCCGCCTCCGGTCACCTCATAATAAAGCGCTAGAAACATTGAGTTCAGGCTAGACGTCAGCACATACCTTTTATCTCCCATTGATATCTCA
This window encodes:
- the rsfS gene encoding ribosome silencing factor; translated protein: MTGKLQTVVDAIESKKAKGILVLDFQGESSLCDYAVICTGSSNRNIQAITDEVDKKIRESGEIRLGIEGYDEAKWVLVDLDDIVVHIMDEETRDYYKLEVLWNEAKEIIKR
- a CDS encoding LytR C-terminal domain-containing protein, translated to MARRLNKNKVKFLFFICSVILILTVTLLVNVGKRNDKEFQEWDKYIVIGKENTFVVYGEKLSIKIPFEISINKNETLGDIVNTKNYEEVVRRLNEILPEKVENFKVVKRKEVDVNTKHMKNIPEISMGDKRYVLTSSLNSMFLALYYEVTGGGEVQNAIVDILNANGRRGYARQAGEKLKDAFSVKYNSANYEAFEQYSYVMNKDLPEDKLKEMILELDEKYFRVKEEGSLPTLANVVFVLGKEQEGLLEIDVFGDSKGTGETVAKLKKIGYKNVEANKNSSKAEESLIEYNSEDYYTGYKLSQKLGIKNMVENKELKNKINIFIK